A genomic region of Carassius carassius chromosome 13, fCarCar2.1, whole genome shotgun sequence contains the following coding sequences:
- the LOC132156425 gene encoding protein FAM118B-like: MASVVTVKTEKRPSHDSEDGDTLAKKVRKLLPSLKTKRAPELVLVIGTGVSSAVAPQVPALRSWKGLIQALLDAANDFDLLEEEESRRFQKSLQEDKNLVHVAHDLIQKLSPRTGNVRSTFFKDCLYEVFDDLESKMENAGKHLLRSVLQLMESGALVLTINFDNLLEIYAAHQGTKLESLDLTDEKKVLEWAQEKRRLSVLHIHGVYTNPSGIVLHPAGYQNVLRNTEVMREIQKLYETKSFVFLGCGRTVDDTTFQALFLEAVKHKSDLEHFMLVRREDVGEFKKLRDNMLDKGIKVISYGNEYTDLPEYFERLANEICNRDVDRDVVTNGWDYHS; the protein is encoded by the exons ATGGCCTCTGTTGTTACAGTGAAGACAGAGAAGCGTCCTTCCCATGACTCTGAGGATGGAGACACATTGGCTAAGAAGGTCAG GAAGCTGTTGCCCAGCCTGAAGACGAAGCGTGCTCCTGAGCTGGTGCTGGTGATCGGCACGGGggtgagttcagccgtagctccTCAGGTGCCCGCGCTGCGCTCCTGGAAAGGTCTGATCCAGGCGCTGCTCGATGCTGCCAATGACTTTGATCTGCTTGAGGAGGAAGAGAGCCGCCGCTTCCAGAAAAGTCTGCAAGAGGACAAGAACCTGGTGCATGTTGCTCATGACCTTATCCAGAAACTTTCACcg CGCACGGGAAATGTTCGCTCCACCTTTTTTAAAGACTGCCTCTACGAGGTGTTTGATGACCTGGAGAGTAAGATGGAGAACGCTGGGAAGCATCTGCTTCGCTCCGTGCTGCAGTTGATGGAGAGCGGCGCTCTGGTCCTCACCATCAACTTTGACAATCTGCTAGAGATCTACGCTGCTCACCAAGGGACCAAACTGGAGTCTCTGGATCTCACAGATGAGAAGAAG GTTCTGGAGTGGGCTCAGGAGAAGAGAAGACTGAGCGTGCTTCATATTCACGGTGTTTACACCAACCCCAGCGGCATCGTACTGCATCCTGCTGGCTACCAGAATGTTCTGAGGAACACAGAAGTCATG aGGGAGATCCAGAAGCTCTATGAAACCAAGTCTTTTGTGTTCCTGGGCTGCGGGAGGACAGTGGATGACACCACCTTCCAGGCACTGTTTCTCGAGGCGGTCAAACACAAGTCTGACCTTGAGCATTTCATGCTGGTGCGGCGAGAGGATGTGGGCGAATTCAAGAAGCTCCGAGACAACATGCTGGACAAGGGCATTAAGGTCATCTCGTACGGCAACGAATACACCGACCTGCCGGAGTACTTCGAACGACTGGCCAATGAGATTTGCAACCGGGATGTGGACCGGGATGTGGTGACCAATGGCTGGG